Proteins encoded together in one Planctomyces sp. SH-PL14 window:
- the dcm gene encoding DNA (cytosine-5-)-methyltransferase — protein sequence MTQVTEFSKLQQQSGLSLDLLAESLGYSTRQLRRFESGISTPRPPVIEAMRRLISKNEPPQREAFRFIDLFAGIGGLRRGFDGLGGKCVFTSEWNPYAKQTYCANFHDGDDHVFHGDITTIDAKDVPDHDVLVAGFPCQPFSIAGVSKKNALGREHGFKCEAQGTLFFDVARIIEHHRPKAFLLENVKNLVNHDKGKTFSVIHRTLKEELGYNVHWKVINAKSFVPQNRERIFIVGFREENDFSFDDIVLPDPLKGPKLSQILHPEDGTESPEGHYTTGPKAMVCDRYTLTDHLWKYLQDYAEKHRLKGNGFGFGLNGPEDVARTLSARYYKDGSEILIKQKGKNPRRLTPRECARLMGFDKPGQSDFKIPVSDMQAYKQFGNAVVVAAVEAVARHMAPWIEGSNGMLPSGQRLLTFHA from the coding sequence ATGACACAGGTTACTGAATTTTCAAAGCTGCAGCAGCAATCCGGTCTCTCGCTCGACCTACTTGCGGAATCCCTTGGCTACTCCACCCGCCAGCTGCGGCGCTTTGAAAGCGGGATTTCGACTCCGCGGCCACCGGTGATCGAGGCAATGCGGCGCCTCATCTCGAAAAATGAGCCTCCTCAGCGGGAAGCGTTTCGGTTCATCGACCTGTTTGCGGGCATCGGCGGGCTTCGTCGCGGGTTCGACGGGCTCGGCGGCAAATGCGTTTTCACCAGCGAGTGGAACCCATACGCAAAGCAGACCTATTGCGCCAACTTCCACGACGGCGATGACCACGTGTTTCATGGCGACATAACCACGATCGACGCGAAGGACGTTCCCGATCACGACGTACTCGTGGCAGGGTTCCCCTGCCAGCCGTTTTCGATCGCTGGTGTAAGCAAGAAAAACGCACTTGGACGGGAACATGGCTTCAAATGCGAAGCCCAGGGAACGCTGTTTTTCGACGTTGCACGAATTATTGAACATCACAGGCCGAAGGCATTCCTGCTGGAGAACGTCAAGAATCTGGTGAACCATGACAAGGGAAAGACGTTCTCCGTTATCCACCGAACGCTTAAGGAAGAGCTCGGCTACAACGTTCACTGGAAGGTCATCAACGCGAAATCGTTCGTCCCGCAAAATCGCGAACGAATCTTCATTGTCGGCTTCAGGGAAGAGAACGATTTTTCGTTTGACGACATAGTGCTGCCCGACCCGCTGAAAGGGCCAAAGCTCAGCCAGATCCTGCACCCAGAGGACGGGACCGAATCACCCGAGGGGCACTATACCACCGGGCCAAAGGCGATGGTTTGCGACCGTTACACGCTTACAGATCATTTGTGGAAGTACCTTCAGGATTATGCTGAAAAGCATCGGCTTAAGGGCAATGGCTTTGGATTCGGATTGAACGGTCCAGAAGACGTGGCCAGGACGCTGTCCGCGAGGTATTACAAGGACGGTTCAGAAATCCTGATCAAGCAGAAGGGAAAGAATCCGCGACGACTCACTCCGCGGGAATGTGCCAGACTGATGGGATTTGACAAGCCGGGACAGTCAGACTTCAAAATCCCTGTCTCGGATATGCAGGCATACAAACAATTCGGCAACGCTGTTGTAGTTGCAGCCGTCGAAGCCGTTGCCCGCCATATGGCCCCGTGGATAGAGGGCAGCAATGGAATGTTGCCCTCCGGTCAGAGGTTGCTCACCTTCCATGCCTGA
- a CDS encoding very short patch repair endonuclease, with amino-acid sequence MPDVVDAQTRSRMMSGIRGKDTRPEMTIRRALHRLGFRYRLHSKTLPGKPDLIFPRLSAVIFVHGCFWHGHDCHLFKWPSSRKEFWREKIEGNRTRDAVSSGRIEEAGWRILTVWECALKGRTRQSEVAVVEAVASWLTSGTGNMELRGIRDGSNGRPDGLDG; translated from the coding sequence ATGCCTGATGTCGTCGATGCACAAACGCGAAGCCGGATGATGTCCGGTATCCGGGGGAAAGATACCCGGCCCGAGATGACGATCCGTCGAGCGCTGCATCGCTTAGGCTTTCGCTATCGACTTCATTCAAAAACACTGCCCGGCAAGCCAGACCTGATATTCCCAAGGCTGAGCGCTGTGATTTTTGTGCATGGTTGTTTCTGGCATGGCCATGACTGTCATTTGTTCAAATGGCCGTCGTCAAGAAAGGAATTCTGGCGGGAGAAGATCGAAGGAAACAGGACGAGAGACGCTGTATCATCCGGGAGAATTGAGGAAGCCGGTTGGCGGATACTCACAGTGTGGGAATGCGCGCTCAAGGGACGGACTCGCCAAAGTGAGGTGGCAGTCGTTGAGGCCGTCGCAAGCTGGTTGACGAGCGGCACAGGCAACATGGAATTGCGGGGCATCCGAGATGGCAGCAATGGCCGACCTGACGGACTGGATGGATGA
- a CDS encoding type II restriction endonuclease, whose protein sequence is MADLTDWMDENSGPHIVWYVKRLAANDTLANESHQAGPYIPKEFFLGVFPSLNRPRDKNPDKKVELTIDSHCDARPVRAVWYNNKTSEPDAPGAKKKSKRDECRLTRFGGARSALLDPESTGSLAVFAFYRGETGESEVCHVWVCDTEVEADLVEDRVGPVEPGKLTVWTVDENDPLLPKRSRPQNSCWLEPEEFPSGWLSVFPTGAEIIRKTVELRSGHGLPVDSRLLKRRRCEYELFQSLEEATELPIIRNGFDNIEDFLARAQHILQRRKSRAGLSLELQTREIFLEENLLQGTDFDHQPESEPGKHPDFLFPSKSHYSDPAFPASRLRMLAAKTTCKDRWSQVLTEAQRIPEKHLLTLQEGMSVRQFTNMTEAGIRLVVPTPIIGKFPSQVRPHLQSLESFIADVRLLRVN, encoded by the coding sequence ATGGCCGACCTGACGGACTGGATGGATGAGAATTCCGGTCCGCACATTGTGTGGTATGTGAAACGGCTTGCAGCCAATGACACGCTCGCGAATGAAAGCCATCAGGCAGGGCCGTACATTCCAAAAGAGTTCTTTCTTGGAGTATTCCCATCGCTCAACCGTCCACGGGATAAAAATCCAGACAAGAAAGTAGAACTGACGATAGATTCGCATTGCGATGCGCGGCCCGTTCGTGCCGTTTGGTACAACAACAAAACGAGCGAGCCGGATGCACCTGGGGCAAAGAAAAAAAGCAAGCGAGATGAATGCAGACTGACGCGTTTTGGAGGTGCGCGATCCGCACTTCTTGACCCGGAAAGCACTGGTTCGCTTGCAGTCTTTGCGTTCTATCGTGGGGAAACGGGGGAGTCAGAAGTCTGCCATGTGTGGGTGTGTGACACTGAAGTCGAGGCAGATTTGGTCGAGGACCGCGTTGGCCCTGTCGAGCCCGGAAAGCTGACAGTATGGACTGTTGATGAAAATGATCCGCTTCTGCCGAAGCGGTCGAGGCCGCAAAATAGCTGCTGGCTTGAACCGGAAGAGTTTCCTTCCGGATGGCTGTCAGTGTTTCCTACCGGTGCTGAGATCATCCGCAAAACGGTTGAATTGCGAAGCGGACACGGCCTGCCCGTGGATAGCCGGCTACTAAAACGCCGGCGCTGCGAATACGAGCTTTTTCAGAGCCTCGAGGAAGCGACTGAATTGCCAATTATTCGGAATGGTTTTGACAACATCGAAGACTTTCTTGCCAGGGCGCAGCACATATTGCAAAGACGAAAGTCGCGTGCCGGGCTATCGCTGGAGCTGCAGACGAGAGAGATATTTCTGGAGGAGAATCTTCTGCAGGGCACCGACTTCGATCATCAACCGGAATCGGAGCCCGGAAAGCATCCGGATTTCCTCTTTCCTTCAAAATCGCATTACAGCGATCCAGCGTTCCCCGCAAGCCGGCTTCGGATGCTTGCAGCAAAGACTACCTGTAAAGATCGTTGGTCGCAGGTACTGACAGAGGCGCAAAGAATTCCGGAAAAGCATCTCCTGACGCTTCAGGAAGGTATGTCCGTCAGACAGTTCACGAACATGACGGAGGCGGGCATTCGGCTTGTTGTCCCGACACCTATCATCGGAAAGTTTCCGTCCCAAGTGCGACCGCATCTGCAATCGCTTGAAAGCTTCATCGCCGATGTCCGGCTTCTTCGAGTCAATTAG
- a CDS encoding DUF5675 family protein has protein sequence MTVHDFPRETLTLKRIRSGDDGVFGHLFRSKEQLGVTCEDPWNDNRRGKSCIPTGRYLCVPHSGTKYKGVWEVNGVPGRSAILIHAGYTIDDTQGCILVGQTFGYLSEKPAVLNSRLTLAKLKKLLPDQFILGIQDATNLKPSKE, from the coding sequence ATGACCGTACATGATTTTCCAAGAGAAACGCTGACGTTGAAACGAATTCGCAGCGGTGACGACGGAGTCTTTGGTCACCTCTTCAGGAGCAAGGAACAGCTGGGCGTGACCTGCGAAGACCCCTGGAACGATAACCGCCGGGGCAAGAGCTGCATTCCCACAGGCCGTTATCTGTGCGTCCCCCACAGCGGGACGAAATACAAGGGCGTCTGGGAAGTGAATGGCGTTCCCGGCCGCTCCGCCATCCTGATTCACGCAGGCTACACGATTGACGACACGCAGGGCTGCATCCTTGTCGGGCAGACTTTCGGTTACCTCAGCGAAAAGCCGGCCGTGCTGAACTCCCGCCTCACGCTCGCGAAGCTCAAGAAGTTGCTTCCCGATCAATTCATTCTCGGTATTCAAGACGCAACCAACCTCAAACCATCAAAGGAGTGA
- a CDS encoding ISAs1 family transposase → MQSLFDQAVEANFEGFRHTRWETSEKGHGRTEERTCHALAIPAGHPQRAKWRDCGCWWAPGRGGPFRTAERRAKPVCSSSHLPQAKKLAQAIRRHWSIENSQHWVLDMAFSEDVRRQQDRNGATNLAAVRRLAVSLLRQEKTCIRGAKAKRMVSSVD, encoded by the coding sequence CTGCAGTCGCTCTTCGATCAGGCGGTGGAGGCGAACTTCGAAGGCTTCCGGCACACCCGGTGGGAGACCTCCGAGAAGGGACACGGCCGAACGGAAGAACGGACCTGCCATGCCCTGGCGATTCCCGCTGGCCATCCCCAACGAGCGAAGTGGAGGGATTGCGGATGCTGGTGGGCTCCAGGACGCGGCGGACCTTTCCGGACGGCCGAGAGACGTGCGAAGCCCGTCTGTTCATCGAGCCACCTTCCGCAGGCGAAGAAGCTGGCGCAAGCGATCCGGCGTCACTGGAGCATCGAAAACTCTCAGCACTGGGTGCTCGACATGGCGTTCAGCGAAGATGTCCGGCGCCAGCAAGACCGCAACGGCGCGACAAACCTGGCGGCGGTGCGGCGTCTGGCGGTGAGCCTGTTACGGCAAGAGAAGACGTGCATTCGCGGAGCGAAGGCCAAACGCATGGTCTCCAGTGTCGACTAA
- a CDS encoding heavy metal translocating P-type ATPase: MSHDPSSAGNGCCHSGVPELPVLGQRHIDPVCGMSVDPQSAAGTTTYEGQAYYFCSAGCRAKFVAHPEQYAGSGRPASPEGMAKGGCCGAGGTKPASHAQVAAIDPVCGMTVAPESAAETAVHKGQTFHFCSTGCYTKFRADPERYLGSKPHAHFHNAPAVPGTQYTCPMHPEIVQDGPGSCPKCGMALEPMQPSLQEGADPEYVDMRRRFVIGAALAAPIFLIAMGAMLPFPALAHFLHARMGALNWLQLVLSLPVVLWCGWPFLVRGWNSVVHRSPNMFTLIAIGVGAAFLYSVAATVAPLAFPEGFRGPGGSVEPYFDSAAVIVVLVLLGQVLELRARSQTGAAIRALLGLAPKTARVIRDGNEADVLLADVRVHDRLRIRPGEKIPVDGLVEEGESAVDESMVTGEPMPVDKRTGDRLVGGTVNGTGGLVMRAERVGSDTLLAQIVHLVGQAQRSRAPIEKLVNRVAAYFVPAVLAAAVVTFFGWAVWGSEPRLAHALLNAVAVLIIACPCALGLATPMAIMVGTGKGASMGVLFRDAEALDRLRQVDTLIVDKTGTLTEGKPKLAGVTPAAGFSESEILSVAAGLELQSEHPLARAIVAAAKERQVGVAEVPGFRSVTGKGVIGTSGGRQVTIGNASLLEELSVDASSLTLQWDALRSEGQTVMAVAIDNQLAGLIGVADPIKGTTVEALRDLRAEGLQVWMATGDHPQTARAVATALGIDEVRAGVLPEAKSQIVEGLQRSGRTVAMAGDGINDAPALAQADVGIAMGTGTDIAMESAGVTLVKGDLRGIVRAIRLSRSTSAAIRQNLVLAFAYNAICIPAAALGWVSPIWASAAMSLSSVSVIANSLRLRHVRV; this comes from the coding sequence ATGTCTCACGATCCCTCCTCGGCTGGAAACGGCTGCTGCCATAGTGGAGTTCCGGAACTCCCTGTTCTGGGACAACGACACATCGATCCGGTCTGCGGGATGTCGGTCGATCCGCAATCGGCTGCCGGTACGACTACGTACGAAGGCCAGGCTTACTACTTCTGCAGCGCGGGCTGCCGCGCGAAGTTCGTCGCTCATCCGGAGCAGTACGCGGGCTCAGGCCGGCCGGCTTCGCCAGAGGGGATGGCGAAGGGAGGCTGCTGCGGTGCCGGCGGGACGAAGCCCGCCTCTCATGCACAAGTGGCTGCCATCGACCCCGTCTGTGGAATGACGGTCGCGCCGGAGTCGGCCGCAGAGACGGCGGTCCATAAGGGGCAGACTTTCCACTTCTGCAGCACTGGCTGCTACACCAAGTTCCGGGCGGATCCCGAGCGGTATCTCGGTTCGAAGCCCCACGCCCACTTCCACAACGCTCCCGCGGTCCCCGGCACCCAATACACCTGCCCGATGCATCCGGAGATCGTCCAGGACGGTCCCGGATCCTGCCCGAAGTGCGGCATGGCTCTCGAGCCGATGCAGCCTTCGCTCCAGGAGGGGGCCGATCCCGAATACGTCGATATGCGGCGGCGGTTCGTCATCGGGGCGGCGCTCGCGGCTCCGATCTTCCTGATCGCGATGGGGGCGATGCTGCCGTTCCCGGCCCTCGCCCACTTCCTGCACGCCCGGATGGGGGCACTCAACTGGCTGCAACTGGTCCTGTCGTTGCCGGTGGTCCTCTGGTGCGGCTGGCCGTTCCTTGTCCGCGGATGGAATTCCGTGGTTCACCGCAGCCCCAACATGTTCACGCTGATCGCGATCGGCGTCGGGGCGGCCTTCCTCTACAGCGTGGCGGCGACCGTCGCTCCGCTGGCGTTTCCCGAAGGCTTCCGCGGTCCCGGCGGGAGCGTGGAGCCGTACTTCGACAGTGCCGCTGTGATCGTGGTCCTGGTCCTGCTCGGACAGGTTCTCGAATTGCGGGCCCGCTCGCAGACCGGGGCGGCGATCCGCGCGCTGCTGGGCCTCGCCCCCAAGACTGCCCGGGTGATCCGGGACGGGAACGAGGCCGACGTCCTCCTGGCGGACGTGCGGGTCCATGATCGCCTGCGGATCCGGCCGGGCGAGAAGATTCCCGTCGACGGCCTGGTCGAAGAAGGGGAGAGTGCGGTCGACGAATCGATGGTGACCGGCGAGCCGATGCCGGTCGACAAGCGGACCGGCGACCGACTCGTCGGCGGGACCGTCAATGGGACCGGGGGACTCGTGATGCGGGCGGAGCGAGTCGGCAGCGACACGCTGCTGGCTCAGATCGTGCATCTCGTGGGGCAGGCTCAGCGGAGCCGGGCTCCGATCGAGAAGCTGGTGAACCGCGTGGCGGCCTACTTCGTCCCGGCGGTGCTGGCGGCGGCGGTCGTGACGTTCTTCGGCTGGGCTGTCTGGGGAAGCGAGCCCCGGCTGGCTCACGCGCTTCTCAACGCGGTGGCGGTCCTGATTATCGCTTGCCCGTGTGCGCTCGGTCTGGCGACGCCGATGGCGATCATGGTCGGAACCGGCAAGGGAGCCTCGATGGGGGTGCTGTTTCGAGACGCCGAGGCGCTTGATCGGCTCCGGCAGGTCGACACCCTGATTGTGGACAAGACCGGGACGCTGACCGAAGGAAAGCCGAAGCTGGCGGGCGTCACGCCGGCCGCGGGTTTCTCTGAGAGCGAAATCCTGTCGGTCGCGGCGGGGCTCGAACTGCAGAGCGAACATCCCCTGGCGCGGGCGATCGTGGCCGCCGCGAAGGAACGGCAGGTCGGGGTCGCGGAGGTTCCGGGGTTCCGCTCCGTCACCGGCAAAGGAGTGATCGGAACGAGCGGCGGCCGGCAGGTAACAATCGGCAATGCGTCGCTCCTCGAGGAACTGTCGGTCGACGCCTCTTCCCTGACCTTGCAGTGGGACGCCCTCCGAAGCGAGGGGCAGACCGTGATGGCCGTGGCGATCGACAACCAGCTGGCCGGGCTCATCGGCGTGGCCGATCCGATCAAGGGGACGACTGTCGAGGCGCTGCGGGATCTCCGCGCGGAAGGGCTCCAGGTCTGGATGGCCACGGGGGACCACCCGCAGACCGCCCGGGCGGTCGCCACCGCGCTCGGGATCGATGAGGTGCGGGCCGGCGTTCTTCCGGAGGCCAAGAGCCAGATCGTCGAGGGACTGCAGAGGAGCGGACGAACGGTCGCGATGGCCGGCGACGGCATCAACGACGCCCCCGCCTTGGCGCAGGCGGACGTCGGAATCGCGATGGGGACGGGCACGGACATCGCGATGGAGAGCGCCGGGGTGACGCTGGTGAAGGGGGACTTGCGGGGGATCGTCCGGGCGATCCGGTTGAGCCGGAGCACGTCGGCGGCGATCCGCCAGAATCTCGTCCTGGCGTTCGCCTACAATGCGATCTGCATTCCTGCCGCCGCCCTGGGCTGGGTGTCGCCGATCTGGGCGAGTGCGGCGATGAGCCTTAGCTCCGTCAGCGTCATTGCGAATTCCCTTCGGCTGCGTCACGTCCGTGTTTGA
- a CDS encoding RNA polymerase sigma factor, producing the protein MPDSWDERAVACGLQNGDREAWTLLYQHNSERVWRYVARLVGSDRSAVADIVQETFVAAAHSARNYDAGRGPLAQWLLGIAHHHVAQYWAAAARHSALPRLIQTGLVQSRLVLASGPGEAGLTEADDPARLLEQSESAELVRRVLSELPSEAALVLCGKYLDDLSVEDLVARDGGTVESVRSRLARARRDFRERYERLARWDEVAAEPKPRHPPSEDAS; encoded by the coding sequence TTGCCTGACTCATGGGACGAGCGCGCCGTGGCCTGCGGACTGCAGAACGGCGATCGGGAGGCGTGGACGTTGCTGTACCAGCACAACAGCGAACGTGTGTGGCGCTACGTCGCCCGCCTCGTCGGCAGCGACCGCTCGGCGGTGGCCGACATCGTCCAGGAAACCTTCGTGGCCGCCGCCCACTCCGCCCGCAACTATGACGCCGGTCGCGGTCCGCTCGCCCAGTGGCTCCTCGGAATCGCCCATCACCACGTCGCACAGTATTGGGCGGCCGCGGCCCGGCATTCCGCTCTCCCTCGTCTCATTCAGACCGGGCTCGTTCAGTCGAGGCTCGTCCTCGCAAGCGGGCCGGGGGAGGCGGGCCTGACCGAGGCGGACGATCCAGCGAGACTCCTGGAACAGAGCGAATCGGCGGAACTGGTCCGACGGGTCCTGTCGGAGCTGCCGTCCGAAGCGGCGCTCGTCCTGTGCGGCAAGTACCTCGATGACCTGAGCGTCGAAGACCTCGTCGCCCGAGACGGCGGGACGGTCGAATCGGTCCGCTCCCGGCTGGCCCGCGCTCGACGGGATTTTCGCGAACGATACGAACGGCTGGCCCGGTGGGATGAGGTGGCCGCCGAACCCAAGCCGCGTCATCCCCCGTCGGAGGACGCCTCATGA